A genomic window from Salvelinus sp. IW2-2015 linkage group LG13, ASM291031v2, whole genome shotgun sequence includes:
- the LOC112067771 gene encoding transmembrane protein 154 — protein sequence MSAAAPVHGNTRTRGRRGHREMTPSSIMLLLALTACLAGTVFCQGDEDANTVEETQTENDAGFSVIPTVSDATPTPDSYLSSESPSEGYETEAESGSGFSTGVNSEGEDQLKSSEAPLEDSLSLTFVLVPVVLVVVIIAMVVGVVMINRRWNRKEKSNSDNVEEDKYLHGSDDTENVPMPMFEDDVPSVLELEMEDLEQWMNKMASP from the exons ATGTCTGCTGCTGCTCCTGTCCATGGTAACACAaggacgagagggaggagaggccaCAGGGAAATGACCCCATCGTCGATCATGTTGCTGCTGGCTCTGACAGCCTGCCTAGCTGGGACTG TGTTCTGCCAGGGTGATGAGGACGCAAATACTgttgaagaaacacaaacagaaaaTGATGCTGGGTTCTCAG TGATCCCAACTGTAAGTGACGCTACCCCTACACCAGACTCATACCTATcatctgagagtccttcag AGGGATATGAGACTGAAGCTGAATCTGGTTCTGGATTCAGTACAGGTGTCAATTCAGAAG GGGAGGATCAGCTCAAATCCTCTGAAGCACCACTGGAGGACAGTCTGAGTCTCACCTTCGTCCTGGTTCCTGTTGTGCTGGTGGTCGTGATAATCGCCATGGTAGTGGGCGTAGTCATGATCAACCGCAGATGGAATCGGAAAGAAAAGAGCAATTCTG ATAATGTAGAAGAGGATAAATATTTGCATGGTAGCGATGACACAGAAAACGTTCCAAT GCCCATGTTTGAGGATGATGTCCCCTCTGTGTTGGAGCTGGAGATGGAAGACCTGGAACAGTGGATGAATAAGATG gCTAGTCCCTAA